From Hippoglossus stenolepis isolate QCI-W04-F060 chromosome 4, HSTE1.2, whole genome shotgun sequence, a single genomic window includes:
- the bicra gene encoding BRD4-interacting chromatin-remodeling complex-associated protein isoform X7 has translation MHQNAENGVVMDDEDGRCLLDVICDPEALNDFLHGSETHLDTDDLLDGSSDPSSSFFSTTGGHVPEVQPAVQLSASEPAGLPRVSVDLDFLEDEDILGGSPGGEGGSNGIGSNHEPCDILQQSLAEANITEQSLQEAEAELDLGSFGIPGLTQVVQTLPDASLSGAGGTAVGVGIGVGVGGAATIFPGSAPSTTATPPNATADMLGSVLAQQGLQLQSQVMNKAISVQQFMQPVGLGNVTLQPISSLQGLPNGSQSGHLGIGQIQVVGQPTVMTINQSGQPIVAKAMGGYQLHQSGPEVSGAGSQAGLGGSGGGLLIQGNKATLGSPALNGPAVCVSSTNSISGSIMTTSAGLVGFGSNTLSSGIGPQTQGQIMQNVIIQRTPTPIQPKPPHGGAIQPKLFKQQPQPTPQTLQNDAHKALGLQQLPVSASQNVAFLTGKSGSNVVLSTQATTQGTQFQQALFKQQAAQQSGKPLSVHLLNQSGSIVLPHQTVLQGQNHQFLLPQLQAGGQILTQHPGGHIITSQGPGGQLIANQILTNQNINLSQMLTSQGHPGAHILSGPIQLQSGQMGTSTLFQMPVSLAQAQNQTQTHTVSGHAQTVIQGMPIQNSLTMLSQVEGLSPAVTLQPALQPQPGGIPNSSSTGAATMGQGQSGECVTVLGSSTDQAAHPTQQHVQQSSILTMQPASSVSVAITVPSSSPSMSVSTSSPVTAVGLVPHQSQHSPGRLLLTNQGSSMILSQESLQMFLQQEQHHQTENESTPPVGVPASVIVSSNSITALAPAVNDSQLADSWVPSSGHQQPLKIQSMSPSTALTTHTTAPPVAVSPQPSQSPLTLSQQIQSPLHQQQSRPPSQPQPQSQTPSRSCTPSSQIFILHNQITESPQTVSQGQPQQPQLQQTHIQVQLQAQPRPASQPAPYQQDMPPMSQSPKPPPAPTAQHQFTAAPVSTSATVVLKAQVPIPGLTAEQQHHLQLVGAQIQTLSGIAQPSPQQKQLLDKLHQHVRMCFQVQQNILLQAAQPAQPQPQVTSQFSSQQDVPLDKVVITSTTSTGTPAQLPSVLQPTPVLVKTPATASSDLQVFSGAQGPAGAMVNQTVTPASLTQPAQVQPKPGVISSVGGMTLGQGGMQIQVLGGSLTQMPAPQPLAPAQPQTPTMKMPFSAEPSKEARMLEQLRKQQGSVLHPNYSAPFHSIEDTLHRLLPYHLYQGTANSSEDYQRVDDEFEKVSSQLLKRTQAMLDKYRQLLFAESKAFKPEQRLGPSAEMVMIDRMFIQEEKVALSQDRILAKERPEEFVANARLLESVVSSQEKSAAAERTSVSGGVTAAAAPPPAPPALVPFPNITPNPPPAPTPAPAPAPAPAPPPAPSTTSVTPFPPTKLVIKHGGGGASVSWSSSCPPHPAAPSKAEPASQSSSFSRGGAKSFSSSSFNSQAADDDDALPQRTSKPPIKTYEARRRIGLKLKIKQDQTGFSKVVHNTALDPVHTPQKSSQSISQSQPAAAVPHPKSHPVSTPSTTVIRTQSPVCTASSESPVTIATTQCNPTLRGNFPPNAAPSSSTSSSHTSSSSASSTQMNGTLDHHDIGGVKHNPAATANPSPTTCRLPLRKTYRENISPRVRPGVPGGGDESLSYPRPTPSPPRHEASSPPSERTVIASVKVEKRGREPSHTHIESSHDRGRLGSAMQGLDEVDEVFNRGMKTTQHHHLPQLLDKEGAKERVEEHADQETDVSKYKRAGGKNRHRVGGTFRMDQHAPGPPESPESFTRDSLLPAKRCKSDSPDMDNASFSSGSPPDDSLNEHLQCAIDSILNLQQEPSARGRHIKSNSRHHQHQSQRPGSSAASSHRPSVQPPSSASSSPSLAQHPQVGGRGHNGSLVPQTQSR, from the exons ATGCATCAAAATGCTGAGAACGGAG TTGTCATGGATGATGAAGACGGCAGGTGCCTTCTAGATGTAATTTG TGACCCAGAAGCTCTCAATGACTTTCTTCATGGATCTGAGACCCAT TTGGACACTGACGACCTTTTGGATGGTTCGAGTGACCCCTCCAGCTCGTTCTTCTCTACCACTGGG GGCCATGTTCCAGAGGTCCAGCCTGCTGTCCAGCTGTCGGCCAGTGAGCCGGCAGGCCTGCCCAGAGTCAGTGTTGACCTGGACTTCCTGGAGGATGAAGACATCTTGGGAGGGTCCCCAGGTGGCGAGGGTGGGAGCAACGGCATTGGGTCGAACCACGAGCCGTGTGACATCCTGCAACAGAGCTTGGCTGAAGCCAACATCACAGAGCAAAGCTTACAGGAGGCAGAGGCTGAGCTGGACCTGGGCTCCTTTGGAATTCCAGGCCTTACACAGGTGGTTCAGACACTGCCTGATGCCAGCCTCTCTGGGGCTGGAGGCACTGCTGTTGGTGTAGGCATAGGTGTTGGCGTCGGGGGAGCAGCGACAATTTTCCCTGGGTCAGCCCCGAGCACCACCGCTACTCCCCCCAATGCCACGGCCGACATGCTGGGGTCAGTGCTTGCTCAGCAGGGCCTTCAGCTTCAATCCCAGGTCATGAACAAGGCCATTAGTGTTCAGCAATTTATGCAGCCTGTGGGCCTGGGAAATGTGACGCTTCAACCCATTTCAAGTCTCCAAGGTCTTCCCAATGGGAGTCAGTCTGGACATTTGGGTATCGGACAGATTCAGGTTGTGGGTCAGCCCACAGTCATGACTATCAATCAGTCTGGGCAACCAATCGTGGCTAAAGCCATGGGAGGTTACCAGCTGCACCAGTCTGGGCCAGAGGTATCAGGTGCTGGTTCTCAGGCGGGGCTTGGAGGCTCCGGAGGTGGACTTCTGATCCAAGGTAATAAAGCCACTTTGGGATCTCCAGCTTTAAATGGACCAGCTGTTTGTgtcagcagcacaaacagcatcagtgGCAGTATTATGACAACTTCTGCTGGGCTTGTGGGCTTTGGCAGCAACACTCTAAGTTCAGGAATTGGACCGCAGACTCAAGGCCAAATCATGCAGAACGTGATCATCCAACGCACACCAACACCCATTCAACCTAAACCCCCCCATGGGGGAGCCATCCAACCGAAACTGTTCAAACAGCAGCCACAGCCAACACCCCAAACCCTGCAAAACGATGCCCACAAGGCTTTAGGGCTGCAGCAACTTCCAGTTTCTGCTTCTCAGAATGTAGCCTTCCTAACAGGAAAGTCAGGCTCGAACGTTGTCCTAAGTACTCAAGCCACAACACAAGGCACCCAGTTTCAACAAGCCCTTTTCAAGCAACAAGCAGCACAACAATCTGGCAAGCCCCTCAGCGTACACTTGTTAAACCAATCAGGCAGCATCGTTCTTCCCCATCAAACAGTCCTGCAAGGTCAGAACCACCAGTTTCTCCTGCCACAGCTACAGGCAGGTGGGCAGATCCTGACCCAGCACCCTGGGGGCCACATCATAACTAGCCAGGGTCCTGGTGGGCAGCTCATTGCAAACCAGATTTTAACAAACCAGAATATCAACCTGAGTCAGATGTTGACTTCACAGGGCCACCCTGGGGCCCATATCCTCTCTGGACCCATTCAGCTCCAGTCTGGCCAGATGGGCACATCCACCCTCTTTCAGATGCCTGTTTCATTGGCTCAGGCTCAAAACCagacacagacccacacagtcTCAGGTCATGCCCAAACAGTCATACAGGGCATGCCCATCCAGAATTCCCTGACCATGCTAAGTCAAGTGGAGGGTCTGAGCCCGGCAGTCACCCTTCAGCCTGCCCTGCAACCTCAGCCAGGCGGAATCCCCAACAGCAGTAGCACAGGAGCAGCAACCATGGGTCAAGGCCAATCTGGAGAGTGTGTTACTGTTCTGGGCAGCTCTACAGACCAGGCTGCTCATCCCACTCAGCAGCATGTGCAGCAGTCCTCCATTCTCACCATGCAACCCGCTTCTTCTGTGTCCGTGGCTATCACAGTACCCTCCTCTTCTCCGTCCATGTCTGTGTCCACCTCTTCCCCTGTCACAGCAGTGGGGCTGGTCCCCCATCAGTCTCAGCACAGTCCGGGAAGGTTACTGCTCACCAACCAGGGCTCCAGCATGATCTTGAGCCAGGAGTCTCTGCAGATGTTCCTGCAACAG GAGCAGCACCACCAAACAGAGAATGAGTCAACCCCCCCTGTGGGCGTACCAGCGTCCGTAATCGtcagcagcaacagcatcaCTGCTCTGGCCCCCGCTGTCAATGACAGCCAGTTAGCTGACTCTTGG GTACCCTCTAGTGGACATCAGCAGCCCCTGAAGATCCAGAGCATGTCCCCGTCAACAGCCTTGACCACTCACACCACAGCGCCCCCAGTGGCAGTCAGCCCTCAGCCCTCCCAGTCTCCCCTCACTCTGAGCCAGCAGATCCAGTCACCGCTCCATCAGCAGCAGTCACGTCCTCCCTCTCAGCCTCAGCCACAGTCTCAAACTCCCTCCCGCTCCTGCACGCCCTCGTCTCAAATCTTTATTCTCCACAACCAGATTACAGAATCTCCCCAAACTGTTTCGCAAGGCCAGCCGCAGCAGCCACAACTtcagcagacacacattcaAGTTCAGCTTCAGGCTCAGCCGCGGCCAGCCTCTCAGCCCGCCCCCTATCAACAAGATATGCCTCCTATGTCACAGTCACCTAAGCCTCCTCCTGCACCAACTGCACAGCACCAGTTCACTGCAGCTCCTGTCAGCACTTCTGCCACTGTTGTCCTGAAAGCCCAGGTTCCCATCCCGGGTctgacagcagagcagcagcaccacctgCAACTAGTGGGAGCGCAAATTCAGACCCTGTCAGGCATTGCCCAGCCGTCACCTCAGCAGAAACAGTTGCTGGATAAGCTGCACCAG CATGTCCGGATGTGTTTCCAGGTCCAGCAGAACATCCTGCTGCAGGCCGCGCAGCCAGCTCAGCCTCAGCCTCAAGTCACCAGTCAGTTCAGTTCCCAGCAAGATGTGCCTCTCGATAAAGTTGTGATTACATCAACAACCAGCACTGGTACACCTGCTCAACttccctctgtgctgcagccGACACCAGTGCTTGTCAAAACTCCGGCTACAG CATCAAGTGACTTACAGGTATTCTCAGGAGCCCAAGGGCCAGCTGGAGCAATGGTGAATCAGACTGTCACTCCTGCAAGCCTTACCCAGCCTGCACAG GTTCAGCCAAAGCCAGGAGTGATCAGCTCAGTTGGAGGGATGACTCTGGGGCAAGGTGGGATGCAGATACAGGTGTTAGGAGGTAGTCTGACTCAAATGCCTGCTCCACAGCCCCTAGCTCCAGCACAACCTCAG ACACCAACAATGAAGATGCCTTTCAGTGCAGAGCCCAGTAAAGAAGCCAG GATGCTAGAACAGCTGAGGAAACAGCAGGGTTCAGTGCTTCACCCAAACTACAGTGCTCCTTTCCACTCTATTGAGGACACACTGCACAGACTGCTGCCTTACCATCTCTACCAGGGAACTGCCAACTCCTCTGAAGACTATCAAAGAG TGGATGATGAATTTGAGAAAGTCTCCTCTCAGCTGCTGAAAAGGACCCAGGCCATGCTGGATAAATATCGCCAACTGCTCTTTGCAGAGTCAAAA GCGTTTAAACCTGAGCAGAGGCTGGGCCCCTCGGCAGAGATGGTGATGATCGACCGGATGTTCATTCAGGAGGAGAAGGTCGCGTTGAGTCAGGACAGGATTCTGGCTAAGGAGAGACCAG AGGAGTTTGTAGCAAATGCTCGCTTGTTGGAGAGTGTAGTTTCATCCCAAGAGAAATCCGCTGCTGCTGAGCGCACGTCAGTGAGTGGAGgtgtaactgctgctgctgccccccctCCAGCACCTCCTGCCCTAGTCCCTTTTCCAAACATCACCCCAAACCCTCCCCCTGCACCCaccccagctccagctcctgcacctgctcctgctcctcctcctgctcctagCACCACTTCTGTCACCCCTTTCCCTCCTACCAAACTAGTAATAAAGCACGGTGGAGGTGGAGCCTCTGTGTCGTGGTCCAGCAGCTGTCCACCACATCCGGCTGCACCGAGTAAGGCTGAACCCGCCAGCCAGAGCTCCTCCTTCAGTCGTGGGGGGGCAAAATCTTTCTCGTCGTCGTCCTTCAACTCTCAAGCAGCCGACGATGACGACGCTCTCCCACAGAGAACCAGCAAACCGCCTATCAAGACCTACGAGGCTCGCAGGAGGATTGGCTTGAAACTGAAGATCAAGCAGGATCAAACAGGGTTCAGCAAGGTGGTCCATAACACTGCCTTAGACCCAGTGCACACGCCTCAGAAGAGCAGCCAGTCCATATCACAGTCTCAGCCGGCAGCTGCTGTACCACATCCAAAGTCCCACCCTGTATCTACCCCCTCTACTACAGTCATCAGAACTCAGTCCCCCGTATGCACTGCTTCTTCTGAATCAccagtcaccatagcaaccactCAATGTAACCCGACACTGAGAGGTAATTTTCCTCCCAACGCAGCCCCATCTTCCTCTACCTCTTCCTCTCATACTTCGTcatcctccgcctcctccactCAAATGAATGGGACATTAGATCATCACGACATTGGTGGGGTCAAACACAATCCTGCCGCCACTGCCAATCCCTCGCCAACAACCTGCCGCCTCCCCCTTCGAAAAACCTATCGGGAAAACATTAGTCCCCGTGTCAGACCTGGTGTCCCGGGGGGAGGAGATGAAAGTTTGTCCTACCCCAGACCCACGCCATCACCCCCCAGGCACGAGGCCTCGTCTCCCCCCTCAGAGCGGACAGTGATAGCCAGTGTGAAGGTGGAGAAAAGAGGCAGGGAGCCCTCGCACACTCACATAGAGTCAAGCCACGACAGGGGCCGTTTAGGGAGTGCAATGCAGGGGCTTGATGAAGTGGATGAGGTGTTTAACCGTGGtatgaaaaccacacagcaCCATCATCTTCCACAGCTCCTAGACAAGGAAGGGGCaaaggagagagtggaggagcaCGCAGACCAAGAGACAGATGTAAGTAAATACAAGAGGGCGGGCGGGAAAAATAGACATAGGGTCGGTGGGACGTTCAGAATGGACCAGCATGCCCCTGGGCCACCGGAGTCTCCGGAGTCCTTCACACGAGACTCTTTACTTCCTGCCAAACGCTGCAAATCAGACTCCCCTGACATGGATAACGCCAGCTTCTCCAGTGGCAGCCCCCCGGACGACTCTCTGAACGAGCATCTGCAGTGCGCCATCGACAGCATCCTGAACCTGCAGCAGGAGCCCTCTGCCCGTGGGCGCCACATTAAAAGCAACAGCAGGCACCACCAACACCAAAGCCAGCGCCCAGGGAGCTCGGCAGCTTCGTCCCACAGACCCTCAGTCCAgcccccctcctctgcttcctcgtCCCCCTCCTTGGCCCAGCACCCTCAGGTCGGTGGCCGTGGCCACAATGGCAGCCTGGTGCCCCAGACTCAAAGTAGATAA